From Verrucomicrobia bacterium S94, the proteins below share one genomic window:
- the ruvA gene encoding Holliday junction branch migration protein RuvA has translation MITFLEGKLDTKQLGRVVMNVSGVGYEVFIPLSSYDSLPLEGETCRILIHHHITDADQRLFGFCTEDERDMFLKLLTISGVGPKLAISALSGLPVRELKNALINGDIKMISSISGIGKKTAERIVVELRDKFDAGDQLDAFTPAATTGGDNRMHDAALALTALGQKPDDAAKMIKAVAKKIKPDTTVEEIIRLALTR, from the coding sequence ATGATTACGTTTCTTGAAGGCAAACTTGATACTAAACAGCTTGGCCGTGTGGTCATGAATGTTTCCGGAGTCGGTTACGAAGTATTTATTCCGCTCAGCAGCTATGACAGCCTCCCCCTGGAAGGCGAAACCTGCCGCATTCTGATACACCACCATATTACAGATGCCGATCAGCGGCTTTTCGGATTCTGCACCGAGGATGAGCGTGACATGTTCCTGAAACTCCTGACCATCAGCGGGGTAGGTCCCAAACTTGCAATCTCGGCACTGTCCGGACTTCCGGTGCGTGAACTGAAGAATGCCCTGATCAACGGCGATATCAAAATGATCTCCTCTATTTCAGGGATTGGCAAAAAGACCGCAGAGCGCATTGTTGTGGAGCTGCGCGATAAATTTGATGCCGGTGATCAACTGGACGCCTTCACTCCGGCCGCAACAACCGGTGGCGATAACCGTATGCACGATGCCGCGCTCGCCCTTACCGCGCTCGGTCAGAAACCCGACGACGCCGCTAAAATGATCAAAGCCGTCGCCAAAAAGATCAAACCCGATACCACCGTTGAAGAGATCATCCGCCTCGCCCTGACCAGATAG
- a CDS encoding NADP-dependent oxidoreductase, with protein MKAYVLHEAGGVENLVLSDIEKPEIKADEVLVETKAISINPVDVKVRPHEEVLNMIMQTEDRPVIIGWDIAGVVAETGADVTDFKVGDKVFGMVNFPGHGKAYAEYVAAPADHLAKMPANCSFEEAAATTLAALTALQVLTGRIKADDRVLIHAGSGGVGHFAIQMAKKMGAHVITTSSAKNRDFCMAMGADEHIDYREVQFEEVLTGIDFVLDGMGGENITKSVKVIKDGGGMVSLPAPDFPEAAVQEAAARNINIEFILVQSNGDQMNTLAGMLKDGTLKPHISVTFPFDKLQDAHRQLESGRTVGKAVVTV; from the coding sequence ATGAAAGCATACGTACTACATGAAGCCGGCGGCGTGGAAAACCTCGTCCTGTCCGACATTGAAAAACCCGAAATCAAAGCCGATGAAGTTCTGGTGGAAACCAAAGCCATCAGCATCAACCCGGTCGACGTGAAAGTACGACCGCATGAAGAAGTCCTCAACATGATCATGCAGACCGAAGATCGCCCGGTCATTATCGGCTGGGATATCGCCGGCGTCGTCGCCGAAACCGGAGCAGACGTCACCGACTTCAAAGTTGGTGACAAGGTCTTCGGCATGGTGAATTTTCCAGGACATGGAAAAGCTTATGCGGAATATGTGGCCGCCCCGGCGGATCACCTTGCCAAGATGCCGGCAAACTGCTCTTTCGAAGAGGCTGCAGCAACGACACTGGCGGCTCTCACGGCTTTGCAGGTGTTGACTGGCCGTATTAAAGCGGATGACCGTGTGTTGATCCATGCCGGATCCGGCGGCGTCGGCCACTTTGCCATTCAGATGGCAAAAAAAATGGGTGCGCATGTTATCACTACATCATCAGCTAAAAACCGCGACTTCTGCATGGCCATGGGTGCCGATGAACATATCGACTACCGCGAAGTGCAGTTTGAAGAGGTCCTGACCGGTATCGACTTTGTGCTCGACGGCATGGGCGGAGAAAACATCACGAAATCGGTAAAGGTGATCAAAGACGGCGGCGGTATGGTTTCCCTGCCCGCCCCGGATTTCCCCGAAGCAGCAGTTCAGGAAGCAGCAGCCCGGAACATCAACATTGAGTTTATCCTGGTTCAATCCAATGGCGATCAGATGAATACGCTAGCCGGTATGCTGAAAGACGGAACGCTGAAACCGCATATCTCCGTGACCTTCCCGTTCGATAAACTGCAGGATGCCCACCGCCAGCTCGAATCCGGCCGCACCGTCGGAAAAGCCGTCGTTACGGTCTGA
- a CDS encoding 4Fe-4S dicluster domain-containing protein: protein MHNKIHLIYFSPTTTTRQTLKAIACGTNGTVQSETDLTCRSPEILPVFRKNDLVLIGMPVYAGRLPQLAVQRFLSIKGNSAAAVPVVVYGNRHYDDALIELYDLCRKQGFRPVAAGTFLGEHSFSTSQLPLSKGRPDAADLEKAEAFGRQIGTAELETVPGNRPYKPEKNLTGSATSVDPERCTACGKCVELCPTQGMSIKNSVAEADPDNCIWCMACLRFCPEDARSLTLEPIRATAQKLNDHFSERREPEIFLGQ, encoded by the coding sequence ATGCACAATAAAATACACCTGATCTATTTCTCCCCTACAACGACCACCCGCCAAACCCTGAAAGCCATCGCGTGCGGTACCAACGGCACCGTACAAAGTGAAACCGACCTCACCTGCCGATCCCCGGAAATACTTCCCGTTTTCAGAAAAAACGACCTCGTTCTGATCGGTATGCCGGTCTACGCGGGCCGGTTGCCGCAACTGGCAGTACAACGCTTTCTTTCCATCAAAGGAAACAGCGCAGCGGCGGTTCCCGTTGTGGTTTATGGCAACCGTCATTATGACGATGCGTTGATTGAGCTTTACGATCTCTGCCGTAAACAGGGATTCCGTCCGGTTGCCGCCGGCACGTTCCTGGGCGAACATTCTTTTTCAACTTCGCAGCTTCCGCTTTCCAAAGGCCGGCCCGATGCCGCCGACCTCGAGAAGGCGGAAGCCTTTGGCCGACAGATCGGAACCGCAGAACTCGAAACCGTACCAGGAAACCGACCCTATAAACCGGAGAAAAACCTGACCGGATCCGCCACATCGGTCGATCCGGAACGCTGCACCGCCTGCGGCAAATGTGTTGAACTCTGCCCTACGCAGGGGATGTCGATCAAAAATTCTGTGGCCGAAGCCGACCCTGACAACTGCATCTGGTGCATGGCCTGCCTGCGCTTCTGTCCGGAAGATGCCCGCAGTCTGACCCTTGAACCCATCAGGGCGACCGCGCAGAAACTGAACGACCATTTTTCCGAACGGCGCGAACCCGAAATTTTTCTCGGCCAATGA
- the ruvB gene encoding Holliday junction branch migration DNA helicase RuvB has product MLPLMNNEIITPDQEFEQKLRPSRFEDFTGQDKIRERLELFVQAARQRNDVLDHVLLSGPPGLGKTTLSYILAEAMDVNIKCTSGPVIDKPSDLAGLLTSLERGDVLFIDEIHRMQRAVEEYLYSAMEDFVIDIVIDQGPNARSVRLNIEPFTLIGATTRSGMLSAPMRSRFGLVNRLDYYDAITLCKIVKRSAHILGVEIEDGGAMEIASRSRGTPRIANNLLRRARDYAQVKADNIITADLADQALNLLDIDGDGLEEMDKRILSCIIEKFGGGPVGINSMSVSVGEEADTIEEVYEPYLIQEGYLQRTAQGRIATDRAYAKFGLVPPSKD; this is encoded by the coding sequence ATGCTTCCGCTTATGAATAACGAAATCATCACACCGGATCAGGAATTTGAACAGAAGCTTCGGCCCTCGCGCTTTGAAGACTTCACAGGACAGGATAAAATCCGCGAACGGCTCGAACTTTTTGTGCAGGCGGCCCGCCAGCGCAATGATGTCCTCGACCATGTACTGCTTTCAGGCCCTCCGGGCCTTGGAAAAACCACGTTGTCCTACATTCTTGCCGAAGCGATGGACGTCAATATCAAATGCACCTCCGGACCTGTCATCGATAAACCTTCCGATCTCGCCGGCCTGCTGACCAGTCTGGAGCGCGGCGATGTATTGTTCATTGATGAAATCCACCGCATGCAGCGCGCGGTTGAGGAATATCTTTATTCCGCTATGGAAGATTTCGTGATCGATATCGTGATTGATCAGGGCCCCAATGCCCGATCCGTCCGACTGAATATTGAACCGTTCACGCTGATCGGTGCAACCACCCGCAGCGGCATGCTTTCAGCTCCGATGCGCTCGCGCTTCGGGCTCGTCAACCGTCTCGACTATTACGATGCCATCACCCTTTGCAAAATTGTGAAACGTTCAGCTCACATTCTGGGCGTGGAGATTGAAGACGGCGGAGCCATGGAAATTGCGTCGCGCTCGCGCGGTACCCCGCGTATTGCCAACAACCTGCTGCGGCGCGCACGTGACTATGCACAGGTGAAAGCCGACAATATCATCACGGCCGATCTTGCCGATCAGGCGTTGAATCTGCTCGACATCGACGGCGACGGTCTGGAGGAGATGGATAAACGCATTCTCTCCTGTATTATTGAAAAATTCGGTGGCGGCCCGGTAGGTATCAATTCCATGTCGGTTTCTGTCGGAGAGGAAGCCGACACCATCGAAGAGGTTTATGAGCCCTACCTGATTCAGGAAGGCTATCTGCAACGCACGGCCCAGGGACGCATTGCCACGGA
- a CDS encoding MFS transporter, whose protein sequence is MSPAEKRFQSGHVSSIAATHLLHDTYTSFFAPLLPLLSEKLGFTYALAGALSVVQRIPALFNPLFGIIADRILIRSGIILCPVVAVVSMSLIGLAPSIIMLAVLMLVSGITAAVYHVTAPVLMRRVSGDKVGRGMSFFMFGGELARTVGPLLVTAAVSWWGLEGIWRLIPVGLIASLLLFLNLRTIRKEDLLHFSTPAKEPLLKSFRGMTPLFSTILPIMFFRGFSKSALALFLPSYMVDHGHSLKTAAIALAVLELAAALGALGAGSLSDRIGRRKVLLGIMLISPALMYLFTLSGGIVLWLLLILMGLLFFASTPVFMAMIHDLNSDRPSLANGLFMTMNFAAGSAIAMLVGFAADHCGLLLTYKITALLGLFAIPPALCVKK, encoded by the coding sequence ATGAGCCCGGCCGAAAAACGTTTTCAAAGCGGCCATGTCAGTTCCATTGCCGCAACCCATCTGCTGCACGACACCTATACCTCATTTTTTGCACCGTTGCTTCCGTTGCTGAGTGAAAAGCTGGGGTTCACTTATGCCCTTGCCGGAGCACTCTCCGTGGTGCAACGCATCCCCGCCCTCTTCAATCCGCTCTTCGGCATCATTGCCGACCGGATACTGATTCGCTCCGGCATTATTCTCTGTCCGGTGGTTGCGGTTGTCTCCATGAGCCTGATCGGTCTGGCTCCGTCAATCATCATGCTGGCCGTGCTGATGCTGGTCAGCGGAATCACCGCCGCGGTTTATCACGTCACCGCTCCCGTACTGATGCGGCGTGTATCCGGCGATAAAGTCGGACGCGGCATGAGCTTTTTCATGTTCGGTGGAGAACTGGCCCGTACCGTCGGACCACTCCTCGTCACCGCTGCGGTCTCCTGGTGGGGACTCGAAGGCATCTGGCGGCTTATTCCCGTCGGCCTGATAGCATCGCTGCTCCTTTTCCTCAACCTGCGCACCATCCGCAAAGAAGACCTTCTCCATTTCAGTACCCCCGCCAAAGAACCGCTTTTAAAATCCTTCCGGGGCATGACCCCGCTGTTCAGCACCATCCTGCCGATTATGTTTTTTCGTGGCTTCTCCAAATCAGCACTCGCCCTCTTTCTCCCCTCCTATATGGTCGATCACGGCCATTCGCTGAAAACCGCAGCCATCGCGCTGGCCGTACTCGAACTCGCCGCCGCACTCGGTGCTCTCGGTGCAGGAAGCCTCTCCGACCGAATCGGCCGCAGAAAAGTTCTGCTCGGCATTATGCTGATTTCCCCGGCACTGATGTATCTCTTCACCCTCTCCGGCGGAATCGTCCTCTGGCTTCTGCTGATCCTGATGGGCCTGCTCTTTTTTGCCAGCACACCGGTCTTCATGGCCATGATCCACGATCTTAACTCCGACCGCCCCTCGCTCGCCAACGGCCTTTTTATGACCATGAATTTTGCCGCCGGCTCCGCCATCGCCATGCTAGTCGGCTTTGCGGCCGACCACTGCGGCCTGTTGCTCACCTATAAAATCACCGCCCTGCTCGGTCTCTTCGCCATCCCGCCTGCCCTGTGCGTAAAAAAATGA
- a CDS encoding nitroreductase — protein sequence MEAIELIKTRRSVRKFKENPVDRETMHEIIDIARWAPSWANTQIARYTLVDNPEMIQQIAGEGVKGFAYNMKTLANAPGVCVLSHVKGKSGRIDPAKLDIELSDPEAWESFDAGIACQTFCLAAHALGVGTCIFGVIDKETLPKLLNLPEGETVSALIVYGWPDETPPPTPRMKAAEILRFV from the coding sequence GTGGAAGCTATTGAACTGATTAAAACACGCCGGAGCGTGCGTAAATTCAAAGAAAATCCGGTCGACCGGGAAACGATGCATGAAATCATCGATATTGCGCGCTGGGCGCCGTCGTGGGCCAACACCCAGATTGCACGCTACACGCTGGTGGATAATCCCGAAATGATTCAGCAGATTGCCGGCGAAGGCGTTAAGGGATTTGCCTATAATATGAAAACGCTGGCAAATGCACCGGGCGTCTGCGTACTGAGTCATGTGAAGGGTAAAAGCGGACGGATCGATCCCGCCAAACTCGACATTGAACTCTCCGACCCCGAGGCCTGGGAGTCGTTCGATGCCGGTATCGCCTGTCAGACCTTCTGTCTGGCGGCGCATGCATTAGGCGTCGGCACCTGTATTTTCGGGGTGATCGACAAAGAAACCCTGCCGAAACTGCTGAATCTGCCGGAAGGCGAAACGGTTTCCGCACTGATTGTCTATGGCTGGCCGGATGAAACACCGCCCCCTACCCCGCGTATGAAAGCCGCCGAAATCCTGCGCTTTGTATAA
- a CDS encoding RNA-binding protein, with the protein MEKRLYVGNLNYTSTEEEIENLFKQAGEVESCHLMLDKFTSRSRGFAFVEMASAEEADNAVKLFNNKDFQGRPLRVNIARPREERPPRRDQNVRRSER; encoded by the coding sequence ATGGAAAAAAGATTGTATGTAGGGAACCTGAATTATACCTCCACCGAAGAGGAGATCGAAAATCTGTTCAAACAGGCCGGTGAAGTTGAATCCTGCCATCTGATGCTCGATAAATTCACCAGTCGTTCACGGGGATTTGCATTTGTTGAAATGGCTTCAGCTGAAGAGGCGGACAACGCCGTTAAGCTGTTTAACAACAAGGATTTTCAGGGCCGTCCGTTGCGGGTGAATATTGCCCGTCCGCGCGAAGAACGCCCTCCGCGCCGCGACCAGAACGTCCGGCGTTCCGAACGCTGA
- a CDS encoding antibiotic biosynthesis monooxygenase, whose product MLTVIATIKARENTVDRVKSELLKLAEQTRANDEGCIDYVVHQDNDTPTLFVVYENWDSPELLQRHADSDHFQAFIAATEGATEEFTVNTMTPITGS is encoded by the coding sequence ATGCTGACCGTAATTGCAACCATCAAAGCCAGGGAAAACACCGTCGACCGGGTGAAATCCGAACTGCTGAAACTGGCGGAACAGACCCGAGCCAACGACGAAGGATGCATCGACTATGTCGTACATCAGGACAACGATACCCCTACACTTTTTGTGGTGTATGAAAACTGGGATTCCCCGGAGCTGCTTCAGCGGCATGCGGACTCGGACCACTTCCAGGCCTTTATTGCAGCAACAGAAGGTGCAACCGAGGAGTTTACAGTGAATACCATGACTCCAATCACAGGATCATAA
- the typA gene encoding translational GTPase TypA, whose protein sequence is MEIRNIAIIAHVDHGKTTLVDEIIKQAELFRENEEMQDCLLDSNDLERERGITILSKNISVNYKGVKINVIDTPGHSDFGGQVERVLNLADGVLLLVDSAEGPMPQTRFVLDKALELNLKPVVIINKIDKPDARPDIVHDLVFDLFCELDANDEQLDFPMLYCSGKDGWADTVLDGPRDSMLPLMDAVLEHIPAPKKVEGPVQMQVTSIDYNDYVGRIGVGRVYRGTLNTKQPLMHIRRDGKQEQTRIKQLFTFEGLGRNEVEEVPCGDLCAVVGIPDIDIGDCITDFETPETLPPIHIDEPTLSMTFSVNDSPFYGQDGQFVTSRHLRERLLKETERDVALRVEETGGDSFRVSGRGVLHLSILIETMRREGFEMSVAQPQVIFKEKHGKKEEPIELLHVDVPDEYAGKIIEVAGTRKGEMVDMEQHGLRKTIRFHIPTRGLIGLRSKMLTASAGEAIVTHRFLHYEPYKGEIQQRQNGVLISQGKGPAVPFAIDGLQQRGIFFINPGEECYEGMIVAEHCLDNDLVVNLQKAKQLTNVRASGTDRAMKIAPAQVKSLEEALEYINETELVEITPNHIRMRKKLLLEHERKKASRQKSS, encoded by the coding sequence ATGGAAATCAGGAATATAGCAATTATTGCGCACGTCGACCACGGCAAGACGACGCTGGTGGATGAAATTATCAAACAGGCGGAGCTGTTCCGCGAAAACGAGGAGATGCAGGACTGTCTGCTCGACAGCAATGATCTGGAGCGTGAGCGTGGTATTACGATTCTTTCCAAAAACATCAGCGTCAACTATAAGGGCGTGAAGATTAATGTGATCGATACCCCCGGTCATAGTGATTTCGGCGGGCAGGTGGAGCGCGTGCTGAATCTGGCTGACGGTGTGCTGCTGTTGGTTGACTCTGCCGAAGGGCCGATGCCTCAGACGCGCTTTGTGCTGGATAAAGCTTTGGAATTGAACCTCAAGCCGGTGGTGATTATCAATAAAATCGACAAGCCGGATGCGCGTCCGGATATTGTGCATGATCTTGTTTTCGATCTGTTCTGCGAGCTGGATGCCAACGATGAACAGCTCGATTTTCCGATGCTTTACTGTTCCGGTAAAGACGGCTGGGCCGACACCGTACTTGACGGGCCGCGTGATTCGATGCTGCCGCTGATGGATGCGGTGCTGGAACATATTCCTGCACCTAAAAAGGTTGAAGGCCCCGTGCAGATGCAGGTGACGTCCATTGATTATAATGATTACGTCGGCCGTATCGGTGTCGGCCGTGTGTATCGCGGTACGCTCAATACCAAACAGCCGTTGATGCATATTCGTCGGGACGGGAAGCAGGAGCAGACCCGGATTAAGCAGCTGTTTACGTTTGAGGGGCTTGGACGCAATGAAGTGGAGGAGGTGCCCTGCGGGGATCTCTGTGCGGTGGTGGGAATTCCCGACATTGATATCGGGGACTGTATCACAGATTTTGAAACCCCGGAGACGCTGCCGCCGATTCATATTGATGAGCCGACACTGTCGATGACTTTCAGCGTGAACGATTCTCCTTTTTACGGACAGGATGGTCAGTTTGTCACCAGCCGTCATCTACGGGAACGTCTGCTGAAGGAGACGGAGCGCGATGTGGCGCTGCGGGTGGAGGAGACTGGTGGTGATTCGTTCCGGGTCAGCGGTCGTGGGGTGCTGCATCTTTCGATTCTGATAGAAACCATGCGCCGTGAAGGGTTTGAAATGTCGGTGGCGCAGCCGCAGGTCATTTTCAAAGAGAAACATGGTAAAAAAGAAGAGCCGATCGAATTGCTTCATGTTGATGTTCCGGATGAATATGCCGGTAAAATCATTGAAGTCGCCGGAACCCGTAAGGGAGAAATGGTGGACATGGAACAGCACGGTCTGCGCAAGACCATCCGGTTTCATATTCCCACCCGCGGCCTGATCGGTCTACGTTCCAAAATGCTGACGGCTTCCGCCGGCGAGGCCATTGTGACGCACCGGTTTCTGCATTACGAACCGTACAAAGGTGAAATCCAGCAGCGTCAGAACGGTGTACTGATATCGCAGGGCAAGGGGCCCGCCGTTCCGTTCGCGATCGATGGTCTTCAGCAGCGCGGCATCTTTTTCATCAATCCCGGAGAAGAGTGTTATGAGGGAATGATCGTCGCTGAACACTGTCTCGACAATGATCTGGTTGTGAACCTGCAGAAAGCCAAGCAGCTCACTAACGTTCGTGCATCCGGTACAGACCGTGCCATGAAAATTGCTCCGGCACAGGTGAAGAGTCTGGAAGAGGCGCTCGAATATATCAATGAAACGGAACTGGTCGAAATTACGCCGAATCATATCCGGATGCGGAAAAAACTTCTGCTTGAGCATGAGCGTAAAAAAGCGTCCCGTCAGAAATCCAGTTAA